One Argentina anserina chromosome 6, drPotAnse1.1, whole genome shotgun sequence genomic window, TGATTATTGAGGTTCAGGCATAAAAAGAATGTTATGAAAATCCTTTTAACCCGTGTCATATGGTACCCTTACGAGTATTATGTTAGTTAAAGTTTGATATATCTGCTTGCATGCTTTACATTCTCTAGCCctcaacccccccccccccccccaacacacacacacacacacatcttCTTTCCTGGAATGATGAAAACTTGAAGACCTTTCTGTTTATGTTAATCTATTACATCTACTGACTTAAGTAACGCTAAAACAATGGTGTGGATATCCTGCATATAGTTGTTCGTTTCTTGCTCTCCGTATCTCCAATTTAGCAGCAGTTGAAACTTTCAGATTCAGAAAGGAATTTAGACCAATATAGAACAGAgttagagatttttttttttaaagagaaaagaaagagaaaaaaaaagtgatatATACAAGAGGGATACTAGAAATAAGAGGTACAGACGAAGATAATAACAGGTAGAAATGTGGGGGACAGTAAGAAgcaacagaagaaagaaacatcAGGGTTTGGTAAAGGTAGCATACACTGAGGTTTTGTCTGCCAATAACAACCTGCAACTGTTCAACTAACAGAGATTTTCGCTAAGGCTATATAGATCCTAGAACTAAATCTTGATGTTTCGTAATAAGATAAGTTTAGCTCAACTGGAAATAGAATACttgtatataaaaaaaaaattgataaagTACTTACTATAATTTTTAACTCACCATATCCCTAAATAGCCTTAAAATATATAGTTTATATGAAAACAGGAAATGCAATATGCATAAGGGAATTGTGTTTACTTTGGATCATATTGTGCACTACATGTTATGTAGGGTTAACCACTTTGCATTTAAATTCTGCAGGTTCTAATGCCCTCTCCACAAAGTTAGACTGGGAAACTCGATTGAGAATAGCTCTTGAAGCTGCGAAAGGTTTGGAGTATCTCCATGAACAAGTTAGTCCTCCTGTGATTCACAGAGATTTTAAAAGCAGCAACATTCTCTTGGACAAAACATTCCATGCAAAAGTTTCTGATTTCGGATTGGCCAAACTTGGATCTGACAAAGCTGGAGGTCATGTTTCTACCAGAGTGTTGGGCACACAGGGATATGTTGCCCCAGAGTAAGAACTCATAAGCTTTTAGCTCCAATCATATGCATATAGTTCTATTCTATCCCAATAGGATAGTCTCTAGTTCACATTCTGATCTTTTATCCAGGTATGCATTAACTGGGCATCTGACAACTAAATCAGATGTATACAGTTACGGGGTTGTGCTATTGGAACTGCTAACAGGCAGAGTTCCAGTTGATATGAAGAGAGCCCCTGGAGAAGGGGTTCTTGTTTCTTGGGTAGGTTCTCTAGTTCTATTGCTGCAATTAATGATCTTTTTGTAGAATAATGAGTACATTGTAGCCTCTTCATATTTGGGACTATCAGAAACCTCTTTCTTCACATTAATTAATATAACATTTTCTATACTTGAAActtttatgttttattattaatttgcTTCACACCTCCTATTTCCATTTCACTAATTTAAACTtctccttcatttgtcttgATAAATCTGTACTGGTATTGCATGTAGGCTTTGCCACAGTTGACAGATAGGGAGCAGGTTGTACAGATCATGGATCCTGCATTGGAGGGTCGATACTCGATGAAGGAGGTCATTCAGGTTGCAGCAATTGCTGCTATGTGTGTGCAACCAGAGGCAGGTTATAGACCACTGATGGCAGATGTTGTACAGTCACTGGTTCCGCTGGTGAAGATTCATAGGTCAACCTCCAAGGTAAACAAATGTTCTAGTTTGCATGCAACAAAGTCACCTGCACAGAATTCTGGTTAAGCACGACGATGAACTTATCGAAGACAAGCTGACAAGCAGAAACTTTTCATGAACTCTCTAGGTATCTAGTTTTGATCTTACACTTTTGTAGTCCTCTAGGGTGTTGTAGTTTCATTAGATTAGAGAGGAACCTAAATCACTATGTAATGTGATCTGAATTATGTAGTAGTTGGAAACAAATCATCTAATTAATAGGTTTCCTCTTTTTAACAAAACTAGTTTGGGTCGAAACTTTGATATGGTGAGGGCCTAAACCAGAAGCTAAATACCATATACTAATTGAATATGCAGCTTAATTAGTAATGGTTTACCTAAATGTGCTTTTCATCTGTAACCTCCAGCGTCTTTGAGTTCTTCAATTCATGTATCAGTTTGAGCTTAGATATCATTTACTTGTCTAAGTGCAAAAGGCTTACAGtattaggatttttttttcatgtctaCAAAAGTATGAAACTAATGAACTTCAGAAGTTCCATTTGTTATGACCAAGATTCCCTTCTGCAACTTTCGTTGGCAAAATTCTATGTTTGATCATGCACCAAAGCACATCTCTTGTTTCCTTGGAATCACCTAGAGCTCAATTTGTTTTAGGAAGGAAGCACAGCCGACACCATGAAATAAAATACATTAATCCCAATTATTTAAACTTTCAACTGAAACTTCCAGACTTCCAGTACATGGTTTGCCTCTTAGCTATAAACAGACGCAAGCGTAGAGCAAGAAATCAATAAATCTTCACTATTCAGCAGCTGTGCTTCCGTTTCTACGAGGGATGCATAACAACTACAACCAGGGATTGCAGAAACTTTGAAAAATTTCTTAGTAACCTGAATCCACAAATGGACAAGTAATTTTTCGATGAACAAGCAGTAATTGACTTAGTCATTAGGAATATTCCGCAAAATAACCAGTAGACATTTGATATCATATGCCAACGTCCGCATCGTGTGTTACGCAAAGACTAACAAACACCTACAACGTTGGAGTTGCAAGTTGTTTTTTAATATGTTCCTTTCTTCCTTAGAACATCCGCACCGGCGAGCAAAGGAGGAGCTGGTGCTCGAGCAGCGACGGGGACCGATTGGTTTGCTCGAGCAAACCGATTTTGATCTCGCACCGGACGAGAGGTGCTCGCCCAGTCAACGGGGACGGTTTGCTCGCCCCTCCGCTCGACCAAATTTTGCTCCGGCGATTGCTCGACCGCCTGGCATAGCCCACGACACATGGGTGACGTCAGGCGAGggttaatatttttttctgtTAGGCGCGTGCAaaagatattttttttaacaagCCAATGAAAGGCTGACACGTGGCTTACCGAATGGGCCAACGGTATAATAGATCCGGGtcttccattttgaatcagaaatttcgatcTAACGGTCAGAATTAATATGCAACGGTTACTATTTGATCAGAACGGATATAAACTCgaaaatagtaaaaaaatcccaaaattTTCATAACTCTCCAAAAAATTTacctataaatactacttcaatatttgatcaactcacaccaatttgtgcacaacaaatttcacatcttcctcc contains:
- the LOC126797828 gene encoding probable serine/threonine-protein kinase PBL7, whose translation is MEAEDEYRKKARVALVAIVVLASLAVASLLVAFSYYCYIRNKLAKHLHSNPKGGAADLESKGGSPNSKTAGSDGVQVFTFKQLHSATGGFSKSNVVGKGGFGMVYRGVLHDGRKVAIKLMDQAGRQGEEEFEMEVELLSRLRSPYLLPLLGYCSDNSRKLLVYEFMANGGLQEHLYPVSGGSNALSTKLDWETRLRIALEAAKGLEYLHEQVSPPVIHRDFKSSNILLDKTFHAKVSDFGLAKLGSDKAGGHVSTRVLGTQGYVAPEYALTGHLTTKSDVYSYGVVLLELLTGRVPVDMKRAPGEGVLVSWALPQLTDREQVVQIMDPALEGRYSMKEVIQVAAIAAMCVQPEAGYRPLMADVVQSLVPLVKIHRSTSKVNKCSSLHATKSPAQNSG